A section of the Callospermophilus lateralis isolate mCalLat2 chromosome 14, mCalLat2.hap1, whole genome shotgun sequence genome encodes:
- the Gmcl1 gene encoding germ cell-less protein-like 1 codes for MGSLSSRVLRHPGRARAPQEPGPGVGGSARRPETGGDAAGHSFCYCPGSRKRKRSSGAFCYCHPDSETDEDEDEGDEQQKLLNTPRRKKLKSTSKYIYQTLFLNGENSDIKICALGEEWSLHKIYLCQSGYFSSMFSGSWKESSMNIIELEIPDQNIDIEALQVAFGSLYRDDVLIKPSRVIAILAAACMLQLDGLIQQCGETMKETINVKTVCGYYTSAGTYGLDSVKKKCLEWLLNNLMTHQNVELFKELSINIMKQLIGSSNLFVMQVEMDVYTALKKWMFLQLVPSWNGSLKQLLTETDVWFSKRRKDFEGTAFLETEQGKPFVSVFRHLRLQYIISDLASARIIEQDSLVPSEWLSSVYKQQWLAMLRAEQDSEVGPQEINKEELEGNSMRCGRKLAKDGEYCWRWTGFNFGFDLLVTYTNRYIIFKRNTLNQPCSGSVSLQPRRSIAFRLRLASFDSSGKLICSRTTGYQILTLEKDQEQVVMNLDSRLLIFPLYICCNFLYISPEKRTENSRHPENPEN; via the exons ATGGGCTCGCTTAGCAGCCGAGTGCTGCGCCACCCTGGGCGAGCCCGAGCTCCACAGGAGCCCGGTCCCGGAGTGGGGGGCTCTGCCCGGAGGCCGGAGACTGGCGGCGATGCGGCTGGCCACAGCTTCTGTTACTGCCCGGGTAGCCGCAAACGCAAGCGGAGTAGCGGGGCCTTCTGCTACTGTCACCCTGACTCCGAGACAGACGAGGATGAGGATGAAGGCGACGAGCAGCAGAAGCTCCTCAACACTCCTCGAAG GAAAAAATTAAAGAGcacatccaaatatatttatcaaACATTATTTTTGAATGGTGAAAACAGTGACATTAAGATTTGTGCTCTCGGAGAAGAGTGGAGCttacacaaaatatatttatgtcaa tcaggcTACTTTTCTAGTATGTTCAGTGGTTCTTGGAAAGAATCCAGCATGAATATTATTGAACTGGAGATTCCTGACCAGAATATTGATATAGAAG CACTGCAGGTTGCATTTGGATCACTGTATCGAGATGATGTCTTAATAAAGCCCAGTCGAGTTATTGCTATTTTGGCAGCAGCTTGTATGCTACAGTTG GATGGTTTAATTCAGCAGTGTGGTGAGACAATGAAGGAAACAATTAATGTGAAAACTGTATGTGGCTATTACACATCAGCAGGgacctatggattagattctgtaAAGAAAAA GTGCCTTGAGTGGCTTCTAAACAATTTGATGACTCACCAGAATGTTGAGCTTTTTAAAGAACTCAG TATAAACATTATGAAACAGCTTATTGGTTCATCTAACTTATTTGTGATGCAAGTGGAGATGGACGTCTATACAGCTCTTAAAAAG tgGATGTTCCTTCAACTTGTGCCTTCTTGGAATGGATCCTTAAAACAGCTTTTGACAGAAACAGATGTCTGGTTTTCTAAGCGGAGAAAAG ATTTTGAAGGTACGGCATTCCTTGAAACTGAGCAAGGGAAACCATTTGTGTCAGTGTTTAGACATTTAAGGTTACAGTATATTATTAGTGATCTGGCTTCTGCAAGGATTATTGAACAAGATTCTCTAGTACCATCAG AATGGCTATCTTCTGTATATAAGCAGCAGTGGCTTGCTATGCTCCGGGCAGAACAAGACAGTGAAGTGGG GCCTCAAGAAATCAATAAAGAAGAACTAGAGGGAAATAGCATGAGAtgtggtagaaagcttgccaaagaTGGTGAA TACTGCTGGCGATGGACAGGTTTTAACTTCGGCTTTGACCTACTTGTAACTTACACCAATCGGTACATCATTTTCAAACGCAATACACTGAATCAGCCATGTAGCGGATCTGTCAGTTTACAACCTCGAAGGAGCATAGCATTTAG gtTACGTTTGGCTTCTTTTGACAGTAGTGGAAAATTAATATGCAGTAGAACAACTGGCTATCAAATACTTACACTTGAAAAGGATCAG